A window of Amorphus orientalis contains these coding sequences:
- a CDS encoding RrF2 family transcriptional regulator has protein sequence MRLSQQTNNAIRILVWCGRHHPDLTPITEIARLSGIPEAYAFKLVNLLTKTGLVKTARGRAGGVRLAYDPDEISIGAAVRQLESFDTREESEGITPLMDGAWEAFLSHLDSHYLSEFIDSESPVVAGGDGPFMAADAPKRSAI, from the coding sequence ATGCGACTTTCACAACAGACCAACAACGCGATTCGCATACTCGTGTGGTGTGGGCGTCACCATCCGGACCTGACGCCGATCACCGAGATCGCGCGGCTGTCCGGCATTCCCGAGGCCTACGCGTTCAAGCTCGTGAACCTTCTGACCAAGACCGGCCTGGTCAAGACCGCACGGGGCCGTGCGGGAGGCGTCCGGCTTGCCTACGACCCGGACGAGATCTCCATCGGGGCGGCTGTCCGGCAGCTGGAATCCTTCGACACGCGTGAGGAGTCGGAGGGAATCACGCCGCTGATGGACGGTGCGTGGGAGGCATTTCTGTCGCATCTCGACAGCCACTACCTGTCCGAGTTCATCGACAGCGAAAGTCCCGTCGTTGCGGGCGGCGACGGCCCCTTCATGGCGGCTGACGCCCCCAAGCGGTCTGCCATCTGA
- a CDS encoding cell envelope integrity protein TolA: MSRPGLPSSDHHGLTPARALAWLASFAVVTVATVAVAAVALNERPDAPDVAAMEPAVFVDLPPIESTEQSFEDASDVANSAGAATSTPVETPPEEIDKAGTPQPSEEPPQELPEEVVDTPEEVVEPEPESAPEPEVQEPEPEPVEPAAQPVDEPLEDPVEETVEEPLTEEIPEPVETVEPAAPPINPDLAEALAEPEPDPVETPEEPAVTEEAEAEPETEIAEPVEEPVLQEPEAQVSAVPLPLAKPPPPPLASSDVAEEKARRPFETPHTKPEPTEEMRKVLEQERQRIAAEQERARERAEAQRIAEARERERQRERAEARRQAQRAEARPQQQTQTQRGKPTPQARRAASRAQVAEARNRYHAQVRRAIERQKRYPASARPAQGTVRVSFTIGGSGQVTGVRLAGGSGNAALDQAALTAVRRARIPAIPQELGQGSMSFTVPMSFSVR, translated from the coding sequence ATGAGCCGCCCCGGCCTTCCGTCCTCCGATCATCACGGCCTCACCCCGGCCCGCGCGCTGGCGTGGCTGGCAAGCTTCGCCGTCGTGACCGTGGCAACCGTCGCGGTGGCTGCCGTCGCGCTGAACGAGCGTCCCGATGCCCCCGACGTAGCTGCGATGGAGCCGGCCGTCTTCGTCGATCTGCCGCCGATCGAGAGCACCGAGCAGAGCTTCGAGGACGCTTCCGACGTGGCCAACTCCGCCGGCGCGGCGACGTCCACCCCGGTCGAGACGCCGCCCGAGGAAATCGACAAGGCCGGCACGCCGCAGCCAAGCGAAGAGCCGCCCCAGGAGTTGCCCGAAGAGGTCGTCGACACGCCGGAAGAGGTGGTCGAGCCGGAACCGGAATCGGCTCCCGAGCCGGAAGTGCAGGAGCCGGAGCCCGAGCCCGTCGAACCAGCCGCCCAACCCGTCGACGAGCCGCTCGAGGACCCCGTCGAGGAGACCGTGGAAGAGCCCCTGACGGAGGAAATCCCCGAGCCGGTCGAAACGGTCGAACCGGCCGCGCCTCCGATCAATCCCGACCTGGCCGAGGCGCTGGCCGAGCCCGAACCGGACCCGGTGGAAACTCCCGAGGAACCGGCCGTGACCGAAGAGGCCGAAGCGGAGCCGGAGACGGAGATCGCCGAGCCGGTGGAAGAGCCGGTTCTGCAGGAGCCTGAAGCGCAGGTGTCGGCCGTCCCGCTGCCGCTCGCAAAACCGCCGCCGCCGCCCCTTGCAAGCTCAGACGTCGCCGAGGAGAAGGCGCGCCGCCCGTTCGAGACGCCGCATACGAAGCCGGAACCCACCGAGGAGATGCGCAAGGTCCTGGAACAGGAGCGCCAGCGTATCGCCGCCGAACAGGAGCGGGCCCGGGAACGCGCCGAGGCGCAGCGGATCGCGGAGGCACGCGAGCGGGAACGGCAGCGCGAGCGGGCCGAAGCCCGCCGTCAGGCCCAGCGTGCCGAGGCCCGTCCGCAGCAGCAGACCCAGACCCAGCGCGGAAAGCCGACGCCCCAGGCGCGGCGCGCGGCCTCGCGCGCCCAGGTGGCGGAGGCGCGCAACCGCTATCATGCCCAGGTGCGCCGCGCGATCGAACGGCAGAAGCGCTATCCTGCCAGCGCCCGGCCCGCCCAGGGCACGGTCCGCGTCAGCTTCACCATCGGCGGGTCAGGTCAGGTCACCGGCGTCCGGCTGGCAGGCGGCTCGGGCAACGCTGCCCTCGACCAGGCGGCGCTGACCG
- a CDS encoding universal stress protein yields the protein MKTFLVPVEPHEKADRIISLAAKMATKMSANLTGFALRRAQVAAIGWDPASVAIVTDPEWDDQRPEAEARELFARVMTEHGLVEDGDGSRDAARWSWYSESGSGDEFLGSFGRAFDLTVVGQPSGRPGGSAITTLEAALFDSGGPVLVSPKAPVETFGSTVVVVWNGSSETARTIAFAKPLLHQAEKVVVFDDDGTLGHRPDGAAVVRRLIANGISAELRRLRNGSVRSGETILAEAASVGADLLVKGAYTQSRLRQMIFGGATRHLIAESPLPVFLAH from the coding sequence ATGAAGACCTTCTTAGTCCCCGTCGAGCCCCACGAGAAGGCCGACCGGATCATATCGCTTGCAGCAAAGATGGCGACGAAGATGTCGGCCAATCTCACCGGCTTCGCCCTCCGACGCGCCCAGGTGGCCGCAATCGGTTGGGATCCGGCGAGCGTGGCCATCGTGACAGACCCCGAATGGGACGACCAGCGACCGGAGGCGGAAGCGCGCGAACTTTTCGCCCGGGTAATGACGGAACACGGCCTGGTGGAGGACGGAGATGGGTCCCGGGACGCGGCCCGGTGGAGCTGGTACAGCGAATCCGGATCGGGCGACGAGTTTCTCGGCTCCTTCGGCCGTGCGTTCGACCTGACGGTGGTTGGGCAGCCGAGCGGCCGGCCCGGCGGCAGCGCCATTACCACCCTGGAGGCCGCCCTGTTCGACAGCGGCGGACCGGTTCTGGTCAGTCCCAAGGCTCCGGTGGAGACGTTCGGCTCCACGGTCGTCGTCGTATGGAACGGCTCCAGCGAGACCGCGCGGACCATCGCCTTCGCCAAACCGCTGCTGCATCAAGCGGAGAAGGTCGTGGTGTTCGACGACGACGGTACGCTCGGACATCGGCCGGACGGCGCGGCGGTGGTCCGGCGGCTGATCGCGAACGGCATTTCTGCGGAACTCAGGCGCCTGCGCAACGGATCCGTCCGCTCCGGCGAAACGATCCTGGCGGAGGCCGCCAGCGTCGGCGCCGACCTGCTGGTCAAGGGTGCCTATACCCAGAGCCGGCTGCGGCAGATGATCTTCGGCGGCGCCACCCGCCACCTGATCGCCGAATCGCCCCTGCCCGTTTTCCTGGCCCATTAG
- the exbD gene encoding TonB system transport protein ExbD — protein sequence MAIRPSDGDDLQENHEINVTPFIDVMLVLLIIFMVAAPLSTVDVGVDLPSSTAQKTPRPDTPLIVTVREDRTLYVGNDPIATDTLGSRLDAETEGDRETRVFLRADRSLRYEDVVTTMNRLRDAGYHKLALVGLDSVSDVPEPDAPSETSQE from the coding sequence ATGGCGATCCGACCGAGCGACGGCGACGACCTGCAGGAAAACCACGAGATCAACGTCACGCCGTTCATCGACGTGATGCTCGTTCTGCTCATCATCTTCATGGTCGCAGCCCCGCTGTCGACGGTGGATGTCGGGGTGGACCTGCCCTCCTCCACCGCCCAGAAGACACCGCGTCCCGACACCCCGCTGATCGTGACCGTGCGGGAAGACCGCACCCTCTATGTCGGCAACGACCCGATCGCGACGGACACGCTCGGCTCCCGGCTCGACGCGGAGACCGAGGGCGACCGCGAGACGCGCGTGTTCCTGCGCGCCGACCGGTCCCTGCGCTACGAGGACGTGGTGACGACCATGAACCGGCTCAGGGACGCCGGCTATCACAAGCTCGCGCTCGTCGGACTGGATTCCGTCTCCGACGTTCCGGAGCCCGACGCCCCGTCCGAGACGTCGCAGGAGTGA
- a CDS encoding MFS transporter, whose product MTNPTPRPDIAQPPGEAEARRAFFAIFPALILPIFLAVVDQTIVATALPAIAASMGEVDRLSWVVVSYLVAATICAPVYGRLGDHFGRRRLMFVALAVYMCASLLCAVSWSIEMLTLARVLQGFGGGGLMTLAQAIVGETVAPRERARYQGYIATVAVTSSTFGPVAGGLLTQYFGWQSVFLINLPLGVLAGLLALRLPKSKPSDDVIRFDGIGLFWFAAFISAVLIMLEQAEGIFLGQWGLPAGLFVVAVLAVVFLIRREHRTSDPLLPLSILRKPAVWRADCLAVCHGGMLVSLITFLPFYLRVAHGTSASSTGLLLLPLTAGIGLGSMVTGRIVGRTGKTAIFPSVGLTCAVVVLVFLALTAEHLTAGELSVVFGVLSISLGTVMGVVQLTVQMGSGTRQLGAGAATVQFSRSLGAAAGTALVGTVLFSTLAISNPQAGAAFAELVQAGPEALASIPADQRVVIEQGLEAAFRNAFLCIGGFALIAAWLAWTLPLRRV is encoded by the coding sequence ATGACCAATCCGACCCCCCGTCCCGACATCGCCCAGCCTCCGGGAGAGGCCGAGGCGCGTCGTGCGTTCTTCGCGATCTTTCCCGCGCTCATTCTGCCGATCTTTCTGGCGGTGGTCGACCAGACAATCGTCGCAACTGCGCTTCCCGCGATCGCCGCCTCCATGGGGGAGGTGGATCGTCTGTCCTGGGTGGTGGTCTCCTATCTCGTGGCGGCGACCATCTGCGCCCCGGTCTACGGGCGGCTCGGAGATCACTTCGGCCGTCGGCGCCTTATGTTCGTGGCGCTTGCGGTCTACATGTGCGCCTCGCTCCTGTGCGCGGTGTCCTGGTCGATCGAGATGCTCACGCTGGCCCGGGTGCTGCAGGGATTCGGCGGCGGCGGCCTGATGACGCTCGCCCAGGCGATCGTCGGCGAGACCGTGGCTCCCCGCGAACGCGCCCGGTACCAGGGCTACATCGCCACCGTCGCCGTTACGTCCAGCACGTTCGGGCCGGTCGCGGGCGGCCTCCTCACCCAGTATTTCGGGTGGCAATCGGTCTTCCTGATCAATCTGCCGCTCGGCGTGCTGGCCGGCCTGCTGGCGCTCCGGCTGCCAAAGTCGAAGCCGAGCGACGACGTCATCCGGTTCGACGGCATCGGCCTGTTCTGGTTCGCCGCCTTCATTTCCGCGGTGCTGATCATGCTCGAACAGGCCGAAGGGATTTTTCTCGGACAGTGGGGCCTGCCGGCCGGCCTTTTCGTGGTCGCCGTGCTCGCGGTCGTGTTTCTGATCCGCCGCGAGCACCGGACCTCCGATCCGCTGCTGCCGCTGTCGATCCTGCGTAAGCCGGCGGTCTGGCGGGCCGACTGTCTGGCCGTCTGCCATGGCGGTATGCTTGTCTCGCTGATCACGTTCCTGCCGTTCTATCTCCGCGTGGCCCACGGCACGTCGGCCTCCAGTACCGGCCTGCTGCTATTGCCGCTGACCGCCGGCATCGGCCTGGGCTCGATGGTGACCGGCCGCATCGTCGGCCGCACCGGCAAGACGGCGATCTTCCCGTCGGTGGGGCTGACCTGCGCCGTGGTCGTTCTGGTCTTTCTCGCGCTGACGGCGGAGCACCTGACGGCTGGCGAGCTTTCGGTCGTGTTCGGTGTCCTGTCGATCTCGCTCGGGACCGTGATGGGGGTTGTCCAGCTGACCGTGCAGATGGGCTCGGGGACCCGCCAGCTCGGCGCGGGCGCGGCCACCGTCCAGTTCTCCCGCTCGCTGGGGGCGGCCGCCGGAACGGCCCTTGTGGGAACGGTGCTGTTCTCGACGCTGGCCATCTCCAACCCGCAGGCGGGGGCTGCGTTCGCCGAACTGGTCCAGGCCGGACCGGAGGCGCTGGCGTCGATCCCGGCGGATCAGCGGGTCGTGATCGAGCAGGGCCTGGAAGCGGCGTTTCGCAACGCGTTCCTGTGCATCGGCGGCTTCGCGCTGATCGCCGCCTGGCTGGCCTGGACGCTTCCGCTGAGGCGCGTGTGA
- a CDS encoding OsmC family protein, with protein sequence MTIKRSGSAVWAGGLKDGKGAVSTESGALSDKSYGFATRFENEAGTNPEELLGASHAGCFTMALSLVLGDAGLTADSLHTTAEVSLDKSEDGFEITAVHLTLEGRVPGTDEAKFRELAEKAKANCPLSKVLKAKITLEASLVG encoded by the coding sequence ATGACGATCAAACGCAGCGGTTCAGCGGTGTGGGCCGGAGGCCTGAAGGACGGCAAGGGCGCGGTCTCGACCGAAAGCGGCGCCCTGAGCGACAAGTCGTACGGATTCGCCACGCGCTTCGAGAACGAGGCCGGCACCAATCCGGAAGAATTGCTGGGTGCGTCACACGCCGGATGTTTCACGATGGCGTTATCCCTGGTGCTCGGCGACGCCGGCCTGACCGCCGACAGTCTTCACACCACCGCCGAGGTCTCCCTCGACAAGTCCGAGGACGGGTTCGAGATCACGGCAGTGCATCTCACCCTCGAAGGCCGGGTACCGGGTACCGACGAGGCCAAGTTCCGCGAGTTGGCCGAAAAAGCCAAGGCCAACTGCCCGCTCTCCAAGGTCCTCAAGGCCAAAATCACCCTGGAGGCAAGCCTGGTCGGCTGA
- the exbB gene encoding tonB-system energizer ExbB — protein MDETLLSSGATALFATPDVAHDLSPIGMFMAADIVVKAVMIGLVVAFLVTWTVWLFKTIELAGAVSRTRRSLSRINSARTLADAKAGPGPSSTVARLIAAAEEEIDLSAGLAPDGIKERVESRLVRLEASAARRIGQGTGVLATIGSTSPFVGLFGTVWGIMNAFIGISEAQTTNLAVVAPGIAEALLATALGLAAAIPAVVIYNHFSRRIATYKALLADSSAAVLRLVGRDLDRSPTAMFGLAAE, from the coding sequence ATGGACGAGACCCTCCTTTCCAGCGGCGCCACGGCGCTGTTCGCCACTCCGGACGTCGCGCATGACCTGAGCCCGATCGGCATGTTCATGGCCGCAGACATCGTGGTGAAGGCGGTGATGATCGGGCTGGTCGTCGCCTTTCTCGTCACCTGGACGGTCTGGCTGTTCAAGACCATCGAACTGGCCGGCGCCGTTTCGCGCACGCGCCGCTCGCTGTCGCGCATCAATTCCGCGCGGACGCTAGCCGATGCGAAGGCCGGGCCCGGCCCGAGCTCGACCGTCGCGCGGCTGATCGCGGCCGCCGAGGAAGAGATCGACCTGTCCGCCGGCCTCGCGCCCGACGGCATAAAAGAGCGCGTGGAAAGCCGCCTCGTCCGCCTGGAGGCCTCGGCCGCCCGCCGTATCGGCCAGGGGACCGGTGTGCTGGCGACCATCGGCTCGACCTCGCCCTTCGTCGGCCTGTTCGGCACGGTTTGGGGCATCATGAACGCCTTCATCGGCATCTCCGAAGCCCAGACGACCAACCTGGCCGTGGTCGCGCCGGGCATCGCCGAAGCGCTTCTGGCAACGGCTCTGGGACTGGCCGCGGCGATCCCGGCCGTCGTGATCTACAACCATTTCAGCCGGCGGATCGCGACCTACAAGGCGCTCCTGGCCGACTCCTCCGCCGCCGTGCTGCGTCTGGTCGGCCGCGATCTCGATCGCTCGCCGACCGCCATGTTCGGCCTCGCGGCCGAGTAG